In Roseovarius sp. M141, the following are encoded in one genomic region:
- a CDS encoding ABC transporter permease encodes MTASLKPPITTRLAMRAARVLEFLWAGWAGLAALFLLAAVWQAGHEAYGPFILTSPQATVVAVWQLANDPSAWAVAGLTLQRAVTGFVMVSGVGVALGLVAGYSPATLRLTQPLITVLMGVPPIAWIVLAMIWFGGSDATVRTVIVVSALPVVFLGAAQGIATRDRSLDRMAEAFGAGPMQRFLTVGLRQTTTTLFPALMLALGTAFKVAVMAELLANAGGIGGALANARINLDIATALAWVLIAVSLLIAVEYTLVHPVKGEIERWRRAAQPWGVKR; translated from the coding sequence ATGACCGCCAGCCTCAAACCGCCGATCACGACCCGCCTGGCGATGCGGGCCGCGCGGGTGCTGGAGTTTCTCTGGGCCGGCTGGGCCGGGCTGGCGGCGCTGTTTCTGCTGGCCGCCGTCTGGCAGGCGGGGCACGAGGCATATGGCCCGTTTATCCTGACCTCGCCGCAGGCAACGGTGGTAGCGGTTTGGCAGTTGGCGAACGATCCGTCGGCGTGGGCCGTGGCGGGGCTGACACTGCAACGCGCGGTGACGGGGTTTGTCATGGTCAGCGGCGTCGGCGTGGCGCTGGGATTGGTCGCGGGATATTCGCCCGCGACGCTGCGCCTGACACAGCCTCTGATCACGGTGCTGATGGGGGTGCCACCGATTGCGTGGATCGTACTGGCGATGATCTGGTTTGGCGGGTCGGATGCCACGGTGCGCACGGTTATCGTTGTTTCGGCCCTTCCGGTGGTGTTTCTGGGCGCAGCGCAAGGTATCGCCACACGCGACCGTAGCCTCGACCGTATGGCAGAAGCGTTTGGCGCCGGACCGATGCAGCGCTTCTTGACTGTGGGGTTGCGGCAAACCACGACAACGCTGTTTCCGGCACTGATGCTGGCCCTTGGTACGGCCTTCAAGGTGGCTGTGATGGCCGAGCTTTTGGCCAACGCGGGCGGCATCGGCGGCGCGCTGGCCAATGCGCGCATCAATCTCGATATCGCGACCGCGCTGGCCTGGGTGCTGATCGCCGTGAGCCTGCTGATCGCGGTGGAATATACGCTGGTGCATCCCGTCAAGGGCGAGATCGAGCGCTGGCGCCGCGCCGCGCAACCCTGGGGGGTCAAGCGATGA
- a CDS encoding biopolymer transporter ExbD translates to MSRLARPKPASTREPTIALINVVFLMLIFFMIAGTLAAPMDGDLTLVQTETLEGGAPPDTLVVHADGRLSWRGDPVESATAFMAGQPEGGQDQTLRIVPDRALPAELLVRLSSELRAGGAARVMVVTERALP, encoded by the coding sequence ATGAGCCGCCTTGCCCGCCCCAAACCCGCCAGCACGCGTGAGCCGACCATCGCGTTGATCAACGTCGTGTTCCTGATGCTGATCTTTTTCATGATCGCGGGCACGCTGGCGGCCCCGATGGATGGCGATCTGACCCTGGTGCAGACCGAGACGCTGGAAGGCGGTGCGCCGCCCGATACGTTGGTGGTGCACGCAGACGGGCGCCTCAGCTGGCGCGGTGACCCGGTCGAATCTGCGACGGCCTTCATGGCCGGGCAGCCCGAGGGCGGACAGGACCAGACCCTGCGCATCGTGCCCGATCGGGCCTTGCCCGCCGAGCTTCTGGTGCGACTGTCCAGTGAATTGCGCGCAGGCGGCGCGGCGCGGGTGATGGTCGTGACCGAACGGGCGCTGCCATGA
- a CDS encoding hemin-degrading factor — protein sequence MALDNFPSPADIRAARTDNPKMRERDLADKLGISEAQLIAAHVGQGATRINAHPDGIMAAACALGEVMALTRNESCVSEVVGRYDNYHPGSHAAMILNEPIDLRIFPKFWMTAFAVEKEIEGGLRRSLQVFDAAGDAVHKIFLRDTSDLEAYAQAVATLRHDDQSDTQEVAPRAATEPARSNPEKADALRDGWSKMTDTHQFFAMAKRLKMNRLGAYRIVGAPFVRQLATEAVDRMLHAVHAAEIPIMIFVGNRGCIQIHSGALRNLKPMGPWQNVLDPGFDMHLRLDHVAEVYAVDKPTKRGAAISVEAFDAQGGLIFQIFPVPAGRALPDSRAEWKSIVDALPDLANEEVA from the coding sequence ATGGCACTGGATAATTTTCCCTCACCTGCTGACATTCGCGCGGCAAGGACCGACAACCCGAAGATGCGCGAGCGCGACCTGGCCGATAAGCTGGGCATCTCGGAGGCGCAGTTGATCGCGGCCCATGTCGGGCAGGGCGCCACGCGGATCAATGCGCATCCTGACGGAATCATGGCCGCAGCCTGCGCCTTGGGCGAAGTAATGGCCCTGACGCGCAACGAATCATGTGTCAGCGAAGTCGTGGGCCGTTACGACAATTATCACCCCGGCTCTCATGCCGCGATGATCCTGAACGAGCCGATCGACCTGCGGATTTTTCCGAAATTCTGGATGACCGCTTTTGCCGTCGAAAAAGAGATCGAGGGCGGTTTGCGGCGCAGTCTTCAGGTCTTCGATGCCGCCGGCGATGCCGTGCACAAGATATTCCTGCGCGATACGTCGGATCTGGAGGCCTACGCGCAGGCTGTCGCGACCCTGCGCCATGACGATCAGTCCGACACGCAGGAGGTTGCGCCGCGTGCCGCGACGGAACCGGCAAGATCCAACCCCGAAAAGGCCGATGCGCTGCGTGACGGATGGTCGAAAATGACCGATACGCATCAGTTTTTCGCCATGGCGAAGCGGCTCAAGATGAATCGGCTGGGCGCGTACCGGATCGTCGGTGCGCCCTTCGTGCGCCAGCTCGCCACCGAAGCAGTGGACCGGATGCTGCACGCCGTGCACGCGGCCGAAATCCCCATCATGATTTTCGTTGGCAATCGCGGCTGCATCCAGATCCATTCCGGCGCGCTCAGGAACCTGAAACCGATGGGGCCGTGGCAGAACGTGCTTGATCCGGGGTTCGACATGCATCTGCGTCTCGATCATGTGGCCGAGGTGTATGCGGTGGACAAACCCACCAAGCGCGGCGCTGCTATTTCGGTCGAGGCGTTCGACGCCCAGGGTGGTCTGATCTTCCAGATATTTCCGGTGCCCGCGGGGCGCGCTTTGCCGGACAGTCGGGCGGAATGGAAATCGATCGTGGACGCTCTGCCCGACCTCGCGAACGAAGAGGTGGCGTGA
- a CDS encoding biopolymer transporter ExbD: MPLEIRKPRRRPLSMTSLIDVIFLLLLFFMLTSTFSRFGEVELSGAARGGASAETPPLFLSVDASALRLNGEAVLLDELEAALIGRNERRLLVSLLGDVLSQRLVDVLAVLRGVDNLEVTVLQ, from the coding sequence ATGCCGCTTGAGATCCGCAAACCCCGGCGCAGGCCGTTGTCGATGACGTCGCTGATCGACGTGATCTTTCTGCTTTTACTATTCTTCATGCTGACCTCGACCTTCTCGCGGTTCGGCGAGGTGGAACTGTCCGGTGCCGCACGCGGCGGTGCCAGCGCCGAGACACCGCCGCTGTTCCTGTCGGTTGACGCATCGGCACTGCGCCTGAATGGCGAGGCGGTGTTGCTGGATGAGCTAGAGGCGGCGCTGATCGGGCGCAATGAGCGCCGCCTGCTGGTCAGCCTGTTGGGCGACGTGCTGTCGCAGCGGCTGGTCGATGTGCTGGCGGTGCTGCGCGGCGTCGATAACTTGGAGGTGACGGTGCTGCAATGA
- a CDS encoding ABC transporter substrate-binding protein — protein sequence MTTIYPPSRRTILLGAVASASALAMPGLLRAQPRIVTLALYGPPAGPSVTLAHAVATDLFADIADAASMAAWRAPDELRAGLTSGSIQLSIVPVQAAANLYNRGFAIRLANVMTDGLLYVATGDDSIEGIADLKGRSVAVPFRGDTPEILFGQLLVHHGLSPETDLQITYAGSPIEAMQLLLAGRVEAALTAEPSTTAAVIAGRQAGKDIRRAIDLQAAWGEMTGAVPVLPQAGLAITGDFLSAHGDTVPALLAAIETATDEVLADPATAASHATEVLGMPAPLLAASIPHSNLVARPATEARADIERMLRTMTGADMAAINGHLPDDDFYL from the coding sequence ATGACGACCATCTACCCGCCCAGCCGCCGCACCATCCTTCTCGGGGCGGTTGCTTCTGCGTCGGCGCTGGCAATGCCGGGTCTGCTGCGCGCGCAACCCCGCATCGTAACCCTTGCCCTTTACGGCCCGCCTGCCGGGCCATCAGTGACGCTGGCGCATGCGGTGGCGACCGATCTTTTCGCGGATATTGCCGATGCGGCCAGCATGGCCGCGTGGCGCGCGCCTGATGAATTGCGCGCCGGTCTCACCTCGGGCAGTATCCAGCTGTCCATCGTGCCGGTGCAGGCCGCCGCCAACCTTTACAATCGCGGCTTCGCGATCCGGCTGGCCAATGTGATGACCGACGGGCTGCTTTATGTCGCCACAGGCGATGACAGCATCGAGGGCATTGCGGATCTCAAGGGGCGCAGCGTCGCCGTGCCGTTTCGCGGCGACACGCCTGAAATCCTGTTCGGCCAGCTTCTGGTCCATCATGGGCTGAGCCCCGAAACCGATTTGCAGATCACCTATGCCGGCTCGCCCATTGAGGCGATGCAACTGCTGTTGGCGGGCCGGGTCGAGGCGGCGCTGACCGCCGAGCCCTCGACCACCGCCGCCGTGATCGCGGGGCGGCAGGCGGGCAAGGATATCCGCCGTGCCATCGACCTTCAGGCCGCCTGGGGCGAAATGACGGGGGCGGTGCCCGTCCTGCCGCAAGCCGGGCTGGCGATCACCGGCGATTTCCTGAGCGCGCATGGCGACACTGTTCCGGCGCTCTTGGCTGCGATCGAGACTGCAACGGATGAGGTTCTGGCCGATCCTGCCACGGCTGCCAGCCATGCGACCGAGGTTCTGGGAATGCCTGCACCGCTGCTGGCGGCGTCGATACCGCATTCCAACCTAGTCGCGCGCCCCGCCACAGAGGCCCGTGCGGATATCGAACGGATGCTGCGCACGATGACCGGTGCCGACATGGCCGCCATCAATGGCCACCTGCCCGACGACGATTTCTATCTCTGA
- a CDS encoding iron ABC transporter permease, with amino-acid sequence MTLAAYDEIAVADPPDRAAAARRLTLWLGLLLLATMTASLATGAAGTSLWAALGDLAQGRALSRVDETILWNIRAPRTLMGALVGAALATSGAVMQGLFRNPLADPGLVGVSAGAGLGAICAIVLGAALPAGLMALVGAHLVPLAAFAGGWITTLVLYRVSTRGGRTSVATMLLAGIALGALAGAVSGLLVYAADDQQLRDLTFWGLGSLAGATWGKLLAAAPIILAAMLGAPFLARGLNALALGEAAAGHLGIPVQRVKNLAVLAVAGATGAAVAVSGGIGFVGIVVPHLLRLVSGPDHRALLPNAALLGASLLLGADMISRTIIAPAELPIGIVTAILGAPVFLWILLRRRMVVDL; translated from the coding sequence ATGACGCTGGCAGCTTATGACGAGATCGCCGTAGCGGACCCGCCCGACCGGGCGGCGGCGGCGCGGCGGCTGACGCTCTGGCTGGGGCTGCTGCTGCTGGCGACCATGACGGCCAGCCTTGCCACGGGCGCGGCGGGCACATCGCTCTGGGCGGCTTTGGGCGATCTGGCGCAGGGCCGCGCCCTCTCGCGCGTGGATGAGACGATCCTGTGGAACATCCGCGCGCCCCGGACGCTGATGGGCGCGCTGGTGGGGGCCGCGCTGGCGACCTCCGGCGCGGTGATGCAGGGGCTGTTCCGCAATCCGCTGGCCGATCCGGGGCTGGTCGGCGTCAGCGCCGGGGCCGGCCTTGGCGCGATTTGCGCCATTGTTCTGGGCGCGGCGCTGCCTGCTGGGCTGATGGCGCTGGTCGGGGCACATCTGGTGCCGCTGGCGGCTTTCGCCGGGGGCTGGATCACAACGCTGGTGCTGTACCGGGTCTCGACGCGCGGCGGGCGCACCTCGGTCGCAACGATGCTGCTGGCGGGCATCGCGCTCGGCGCGCTGGCGGGGGCGGTGTCGGGGCTGCTCGTCTATGCCGCCGACGATCAGCAATTGCGCGACCTGACGTTCTGGGGCTTGGGCTCCCTCGCCGGGGCGACATGGGGCAAGCTGCTGGCCGCCGCGCCGATCATCCTTGCCGCGATGCTGGGTGCGCCGTTCCTGGCGCGCGGGCTGAACGCGCTGGCCTTGGGCGAGGCGGCGGCGGGCCATCTGGGCATCCCGGTGCAGCGGGTCAAGAACCTGGCGGTGCTGGCCGTCGCCGGGGCCACCGGTGCGGCGGTCGCGGTGTCGGGCGGCATCGGCTTTGTCGGCATCGTGGTGCCGCATCTTTTGCGGCTGGTGTCGGGGCCGGATCATCGGGCGCTGCTGCCCAATGCGGCACTGCTGGGTGCCAGCCTGCTGCTTGGCGCCGACATGATCAGCCGCACCATCATCGCCCCCGCCGAACTGCCCATCGGCATTGTGACCGCGATTCTTGGCGCACCTGTTTTCCTGTGGATCCTGCTGCGCCGCCGCATGGTGGTGGACCTGTGA
- the hemP gene encoding hemin uptake protein HemP translates to MKCPICGAGNKPDKHDDCPRQDGCPLYDVRALVEKSGLAKLVLDGQTYTLRITRAGKLILTK, encoded by the coding sequence ATGAAATGCCCGATCTGCGGTGCCGGCAACAAGCCGGACAAGCACGATGACTGCCCGCGTCAGGACGGTTGTCCGCTCTATGATGTGCGCGCATTGGTCGAAAAAAGCGGTCTGGCAAAGCTTGTGTTGGATGGGCAGACCTACACGTTACGAATCACGCGTGCGGGAAAACTGATCCTGACGAAATGA
- a CDS encoding ABC transporter ATP-binding protein, with product MSALSLSGVEHAYLGRSVLRGIDLSVGAQEIVALVGPSGCGKSTLAHVAAGLLEPKAGHIDRHYSRHAMIFQDPSLLPWATAADNIAFGLHLAHLPRSQRAERIKEAAAQAELQPADLAKYPVELSGGMRQRVAIARALAVRPDFIYFDEPFTALDVALRRRMQDLVIATCAGAGLSGLFITHDLNEAARIAHRVAVLDTYGAGILGDRPLPGRPGARSEAQVQDWVSAALERDPLFRHIHDVDERQIA from the coding sequence ATGAGCGCATTGTCACTGAGCGGCGTCGAGCATGCCTATCTGGGCCGGTCGGTGTTGCGAGGGATCGACCTTAGCGTCGGCGCGCAAGAGATCGTGGCGCTGGTCGGCCCGTCGGGTTGCGGAAAATCGACGCTGGCCCATGTGGCTGCGGGATTGCTGGAGCCCAAAGCCGGCCATATCGATCGGCACTACAGCCGCCATGCGATGATCTTTCAGGACCCGTCGCTGCTGCCCTGGGCGACGGCGGCAGACAACATCGCCTTTGGTCTGCACCTTGCCCATCTGCCGCGCAGCCAACGCGCCGAACGGATCAAAGAGGCCGCGGCGCAAGCTGAGCTTCAGCCAGCCGATCTGGCCAAATACCCCGTGGAACTGTCCGGCGGGATGCGCCAGCGCGTTGCCATTGCGCGTGCGCTGGCGGTGCGCCCCGACTTTATCTATTTCGACGAACCCTTCACCGCGCTTGACGTGGCGTTGCGCCGCCGGATGCAGGATCTGGTGATCGCGACCTGCGCGGGCGCGGGACTGTCAGGGCTATTCATCACACATGATTTGAATGAGGCGGCGCGGATCGCCCACCGGGTTGCGGTGCTGGACACCTATGGCGCCGGAATCTTGGGCGATCGCCCGCTGCCGGGCCGCCCCGGCGCGCGCAGCGAGGCGCAGGTGCAGGACTGGGTCAGCGCCGCGCTGGAGCGTGATCCGCTGTTCCGCCACATTCACGACGTGGACGAAAGGCAGATCGCATGA
- a CDS encoding energy transducer TonB gives MIPRSRYIAVASLALAGALHAAIAVLPTSEPERIAIEGGGGAASISTLGDSFADMAEGASVPEPEETTMAEPVKTPAPPPETTVSETPVPTPAVPPRAVDATVPQSQKASRPETPTQAPTAKPATSTVPEASTMAALTPLQESVAPAPDSAQPVEQALAPSPDSVDRVVAETGTPAPERSLRPQVRPDRPKPKRATTSTPKQSGNANRDARAGDASGRENAQQQRAGSSQSAATQAGNAAAANYPGQVMRRIQRTRRERVNARGSAQVSFTIAANGALAAVGIARSSGSARLDQVALQQIRRAAPFPPPPAGARRSFTLRIDGK, from the coding sequence ATGATCCCACGCTCCCGCTATATCGCTGTGGCCTCTCTGGCTTTGGCCGGGGCGCTGCATGCCGCCATCGCAGTCCTGCCAACCTCAGAGCCGGAGCGGATCGCGATAGAGGGCGGCGGCGGAGCGGCCAGCATCTCGACGCTGGGCGACAGCTTCGCCGACATGGCCGAGGGCGCATCGGTACCCGAACCCGAAGAGACGACAATGGCCGAACCCGTAAAGACGCCTGCGCCGCCGCCCGAAACAACAGTTTCCGAGACGCCAGTGCCGACACCGGCGGTCCCGCCCAGAGCGGTCGACGCGACGGTCCCGCAATCCCAAAAGGCGTCCCGGCCCGAAACACCAACACAGGCGCCCACGGCCAAGCCCGCCACATCGACAGTGCCAGAGGCCAGCACAATGGCCGCCCTGACCCCGCTGCAGGAAAGCGTCGCCCCCGCGCCGGATAGCGCGCAACCGGTCGAGCAGGCCCTTGCTCCGTCGCCGGATTCCGTTGACCGCGTGGTAGCTGAAACCGGGACGCCCGCGCCGGAGCGCTCCCTCAGGCCGCAGGTCCGCCCGGACCGACCAAAGCCGAAGCGGGCAACCACATCCACGCCAAAGCAATCGGGCAACGCCAACCGAGACGCGCGCGCGGGTGATGCAAGCGGGCGGGAAAACGCGCAGCAACAGCGCGCCGGATCTTCGCAGAGCGCCGCCACGCAAGCCGGGAACGCCGCGGCAGCAAACTATCCGGGTCAGGTCATGCGCCGTATCCAGCGCACAAGACGCGAGCGTGTCAACGCGCGCGGCTCGGCGCAGGTCAGTTTCACCATTGCCGCGAATGGCGCGTTGGCGGCTGTCGGCATCGCACGCAGTTCCGGCTCGGCCCGTCTGGACCAGGTGGCGCTGCAACAGATCCGCCGGGCCGCCCCTTTTCCGCCACCCCCGGCAGGCGCACGGCGCAGTTTCACCCTGAGGATTGATGGGAAATGA
- a CDS encoding MotA/TolQ/ExbB proton channel family protein, with the protein MMEQLRSSLGNILDLGGPVVAILALVSVLTLALIFYKLWQFHAAGVGRHRALSAAISAWDEGARPQAARHLAESTSYLAPVIEQAIGQADSGNALVSQRLDAEAEARFARLESGFKVLDVVAQLAPLLGLFGTVLGMIEAFRTLQDAGSAVDPSLLAGGIWVALLTTAAGLVVAMPAALVLSWFEGRMHRERVFAERGLRTILAPTTAKQDTQVHAA; encoded by the coding sequence ATGATGGAACAACTGCGTAGCTCGCTGGGCAATATCCTCGATCTCGGGGGCCCGGTCGTCGCGATTCTCGCGCTGGTCTCGGTGCTGACACTGGCGCTGATCTTCTACAAGCTGTGGCAGTTCCATGCGGCGGGTGTCGGGCGCCATCGCGCCCTTTCGGCTGCAATCAGCGCCTGGGACGAGGGCGCAAGGCCTCAGGCCGCGCGGCATCTGGCCGAAAGTACCAGCTATCTCGCCCCGGTGATCGAGCAAGCCATCGGCCAGGCCGATTCCGGCAATGCGCTGGTGTCGCAACGGCTGGATGCCGAGGCCGAGGCGCGGTTCGCGCGGCTCGAATCGGGGTTCAAGGTTCTGGACGTGGTCGCGCAACTGGCGCCGCTTCTGGGGCTGTTCGGCACAGTTCTGGGCATGATCGAGGCGTTCCGCACGCTTCAGGATGCAGGTAGCGCGGTGGACCCGTCGCTGCTGGCCGGAGGCATCTGGGTGGCGCTGCTGACCACTGCCGCCGGGCTGGTGGTGGCCATGCCGGCGGCGCTGGTGCTGTCCTGGTTCGAGGGGCGCATGCACCGCGAACGGGTCTTTGCCGAACGTGGCTTGCGCACCATCCTGGCCCCCACGACAGCGAAGCAGGACACACAGGTTCATGCCGCTTGA
- a CDS encoding hemin ABC transporter substrate-binding protein: MTKRCNRGSGIAALTALWVVAFGGVMAGSVSAENTETPANPHADIVSIGGSITEIVYELDQQHRLIARDTTSSYPEAALALPDVGYVRGLSPEGVLSMNPDLVLAEADAGPPEALDVLKKAGVRLVLIPDEPTAAGILAKIRAVGTALDVEARAEVLADDVAAQLERATVRADAIADGDRKRVLFVLSVEGGRILAAGRNTEAATVIGMAGAINALDGFEGYKPVSDEAIVQAAPDVILMMTRGGVVMVDDAALFAMPAIAATPAGEARAVIRMGGQYLLGFGPRTAEAVQDLTDALYGEQAHDAGSL; this comes from the coding sequence ATGACGAAACGCTGCAATCGCGGATCGGGGATCGCCGCACTCACGGCGCTTTGGGTGGTGGCGTTTGGGGGTGTCATGGCCGGGTCTGTCAGCGCCGAAAACACCGAGACCCCCGCGAATCCGCATGCGGATATCGTCTCGATCGGTGGCTCGATCACCGAAATCGTCTATGAACTGGACCAGCAGCATCGTCTGATCGCGCGCGACACCACGTCGAGCTATCCCGAGGCCGCGCTGGCACTGCCCGATGTGGGTTATGTGCGCGGGCTGTCGCCCGAAGGGGTCCTGTCGATGAACCCCGATCTGGTGCTGGCCGAGGCCGATGCCGGCCCACCCGAGGCACTGGACGTACTGAAGAAAGCAGGCGTACGGCTGGTGCTGATCCCGGATGAACCAACGGCTGCGGGCATCCTTGCGAAAATCCGCGCGGTGGGTACCGCGCTGGATGTCGAGGCGCGGGCAGAGGTTCTGGCTGATGACGTGGCGGCACAGCTTGAACGCGCGACCGTCCGCGCCGACGCCATCGCGGACGGGGATCGCAAACGCGTGCTGTTCGTCCTCAGCGTTGAAGGCGGGCGCATATTGGCCGCCGGGCGCAACACCGAAGCGGCAACCGTGATCGGGATGGCCGGTGCCATCAACGCGCTTGACGGGTTCGAAGGCTACAAGCCGGTCAGCGACGAGGCCATTGTGCAGGCGGCGCCGGATGTGATCCTGATGATGACGCGCGGTGGCGTGGTAATGGTGGACGATGCCGCCCTGTTCGCAATGCCCGCCATCGCGGCGACCCCGGCGGGCGAGGCCCGCGCGGTGATCCGCATGGGCGGGCAATACCTGCTGGGGTTCGGTCCGCGCACGGCTGAGGCGGTGCAGGATCTGACGGATGCACTTTACGGAGAGCAGGCACATGACGCTGGCAGCTTATGA
- a CDS encoding heme ABC transporter ATP-binding protein, whose amino-acid sequence MSFLGQNIRVELGRRTILHGVDFSAAAGHVTAIVGPNGSGKSTLLRALCGEVACSGRVAINGRDTGQLKGWELAGMRAVLPQAVTLAFPFTVIEVIRLGLTAGVSAGRDRLPMRALEAVGLAGYGGRFYQELSGGEQQRVQLARVLTQVWEPMAHGTPRWLLLDEPVSSLDIGHQLMVMEVMRDYAARGGGVVAVMHDLNLTAMFADAVTMVHCGEIAATGTPAEVLTDAILSHAYRCNLRVNCEPPQGGTWLLPHAATL is encoded by the coding sequence GTGAGCTTCCTCGGGCAGAACATCCGCGTGGAACTGGGCCGTCGCACCATCCTGCATGGTGTCGATTTCAGCGCGGCAGCCGGTCACGTGACCGCCATCGTCGGCCCCAACGGGTCGGGAAAAAGCACGCTTTTGCGCGCGCTCTGCGGCGAGGTGGCGTGTTCGGGCCGGGTCGCGATCAACGGACGGGACACCGGCCAGCTGAAGGGCTGGGAACTGGCGGGCATGCGCGCCGTGTTGCCGCAGGCGGTGACGCTGGCCTTTCCCTTCACCGTAATCGAGGTGATCCGCCTCGGCCTGACCGCGGGCGTTTCGGCCGGACGCGACCGCCTGCCGATGCGCGCGCTGGAGGCGGTGGGCCTCGCGGGCTATGGCGGGCGGTTCTATCAGGAACTTTCGGGCGGTGAGCAGCAGCGCGTCCAACTGGCCCGCGTGCTGACCCAGGTGTGGGAGCCGATGGCCCACGGAACCCCCCGCTGGTTGCTGCTGGACGAGCCGGTATCGAGCCTTGATATCGGCCATCAGCTTATGGTGATGGAAGTGATGCGCGACTATGCGGCGCGCGGCGGCGGGGTGGTCGCGGTGATGCATGATCTGAACCTGACGGCGATGTTCGCCGATGCGGTCACCATGGTGCATTGCGGCGAAATCGCCGCCACCGGAACCCCCGCCGAGGTCCTGACCGACGCCATATTGTCGCATGCCTATCGCTGCAATCTGCGCGTCAACTGCGAACCGCCCCAAGGCGGAACTTGGCTGCTGCCGCATGCGGCGACCTTGTGA
- a CDS encoding YbaN family protein translates to MHSDIQNSPLRVFWFLTGGATLMLGVAGVILPLLPTTPFVILAAFAFGKSVPALQARLEQSRLFGSVIADWRASGAIAPRYKTLSVAMMAAALAFGLSSTMPDAAKLFQVAVIAAAATFILSRPGSVTSNPSDVRKHS, encoded by the coding sequence ATGCACTCAGACATCCAAAATAGCCCGCTTCGGGTCTTCTGGTTCCTGACCGGTGGTGCCACTCTGATGCTCGGGGTGGCCGGTGTCATCCTGCCGCTTCTGCCGACCACGCCTTTCGTGATTCTTGCCGCTTTCGCATTTGGCAAAAGCGTCCCGGCGCTCCAGGCAAGGCTGGAGCAGAGCCGTCTTTTTGGGTCGGTCATCGCTGACTGGCGGGCATCGGGCGCCATCGCCCCGCGCTACAAGACACTCTCGGTGGCGATGATGGCCGCGGCGCTGGCGTTCGGACTGTCGTCCACCATGCCCGATGCCGCGAAACTGTTTCAAGTGGCGGTCATCGCTGCCGCTGCAACCTTCATTCTCAGCCGACCCGGTTCGGTGACATCCAATCCTTCTGACGTAAGGAAACACTCATGA